The nucleotide window TCAATAGTGGGTGCTTTGGCAGGGTAAGTAGCCATAAAAGGGTCGGGTGTGGAGTCGATCACACGTGTGCGACCCTCACGGGATCTTCTCGGATCGCCCCCCTCGGTGTTCGCGAAATCTTTGCGTTTGGAAGGGGGAGGAGCGGGCAGGAGAATGTGGGGTCCTGCCCTGATGAATTCCGGTGAATTGTTGCGGGAAATGATTCGGGAGATTGATTGGGGGAAGGGTCGGGAAAGGAGTGGAAGGAGGTCGGGAATTCAGGCGCCGGTGACTCCGTCGATGCGTTCGCGCACGATGTCGGCGTGGCCGTTGTGGCGGGCGTACTCCTCGATCATGTGCAGGCGGATCCAGCGGAGGCCGACCTCCACGCCGCCCAACGCCCGCTCGAACCAGTTCCGTTCGACCTCGGTGACATGCCGCACCAGACCCAGCAGCGTGAGCTCGGACGGCTCGGACGGCTCGGACGGCTCGGACGGCTCGGCCGCCGCGAGCCGCACCTGTGCGTCGTACAGGCCCACGCACTTCAGCTCAGGGGTCGCCCTTGCAGGGGCGCGGGGAACTGCGCGAGCAACCACAACGAACCCGCACCCGCCCGAGCAACGCCAACCACCCCCACCGCCCGAACAACGGCGACCACCCCCGCAGAGAACGCGCTCCCTACGCCCACACGGTTCCTAAAGACTGAGCGGGAGTGAGTCCTGTTGCCAGGTCTCGTGCTCGGCCGAACGCCCCGGACGGTGTTGGGCGTTCTGGTTACCCGCGTTCGCTCCGCGCCCAGCGCCTACGGATCGTGTCCGTGGTCCGGGGATGCGGGGGCGGGGTTCCTCACGCCCAGGAACACTCGGTCCGGCCTGGACGGTCCGATGCCCCACCGCATCACTCCGGTGAGCAGGGGGCGGTGTCGTCCGTCGCCGGATCGGGTGTTGCTGGGCGCGCCTTCCGATCGCCACGGCGGCGGCATCGTGGCGAATGGTCTTACGTGTCGTGGTGGTGAGGGGTTTCTGCCAGTGCTGGGCTCCCCAGCGGCTGGTGTACGCCGGGTCGACGGCGATGACCGCGATCCCCGTGGCATCGGCCATCGAGGCCAGGCGGGCGCGGAGTTTGCCGGTGGGCATGCCGGAGATCAGCTGGCGGAAGCGTGTGCGGCGGCCGTGTTTCTCGCGGGTCTTCTCGGCGGCGAGGTCCAGGTCCTCCACCGCGATCGCGCGCACATCACAGGTGTGGGCCCAGTGCATGAGGCGGGTGAGGGCGTGGCGGATCTGGGCGTCGCGGTGCTGGGCGGTGCCGGTGAGGTCGTAGAAGAAGCGGCGCGGGCTGCCGGTGGGGTTGCCGTGGGGGTCGAGGTGCCAGGCGGCGAGGTGGCCGGCGTTCATGTCGACGCCGATCACCCCGTGGGCGAGCGCTGCCTCGCTGGGGAGGGTGGGGGTGGGCGGGAGCTGCCAGGACGCGGTCAGATACCAGCGGTCCCGGCCAGTATCCAGATGGATGCGGTAGGCGATCGCCCGGTGGGCCGCGACGCGGTCCGCCCATTCGGTGCCCCGGTGCGCGAACACGACCCTGCTCGCGAGGACGTACCGTCCCTGCGGGGCGTTCGCCAGATGCGCGAGCGGCACGGGCAGCTTGATACTCACCTCACCCTCGGGGCTGACGCGGATGGTCTCGTTGCCGTGCCGTTTGCCGGACTCCCCGTCCGCCTGGCAGAACCAGCGCTCCGCCTCCCACCGCCCGCGCCACGCGGACTCCGTGAGCTGAGCGGCGTCCAGGTGGTGGCGGGTGCGGGCCAGCCGTCTGCCGCCGCGCACGACGTGGACGATGCCGGCCTCGCGGTCGGCCCGCGCGGCAGCCAGCCGGTCCTGCAGCACCCGCAGCCGCCTCGACTTCGCATGCCACTCCCGCCGGGACCGGTAACCCCCGGGCGCCTTCCCCGTCCCCTTCCGCCCGACCGGCAGCGACAGACGGTCCTCGATGGTACGGATACCGGCTTCCAGATTGTGGATGTGCGCGAGCTGGCCACGGCGGGCCAGCGCCCACTGATCGTGCGAGGCCTTGGTGATACTGCCCGCCCACCGCGACGACGACAGCGCCGTCAGCTCCCGCTTACGCACCGCCCACGCCTGACCGCAATGCTCCAGGCCGTCCCGGCAGCGCGCCTTGAGATCCTTCGAGGCCAGCGACCCCAGATGCGCCCCCACCAGACGCAGCACCTTCTCATCTCCCGGCGTCAGCTGCCTGAGACGGGTCCGCACGGCCACACCACTGGGGCCGGGGGCGACGAACGGCGCGGCGATGCCCCTCAGCTCACCCACCCCGTCACCCCCGCCCGATGCCACCCGAAGACCCCGTCACCATGGCAAACGAGCACCCTCCAGGAAGGTCACGCATTCGATGAAAGAACGTCAGTTCCTCGCTGACACCGACACCATCACCGAGGCGCGTGGCACGACACAGACCAGCAACACTCACCCCCGCTCACCAAAACACTCTTGAACGCACTCCAGCGGCAGCAGCTCCAAACCCCGCCGTCGGCCCGGTCCCACCTGCTGTGGGCCGGGCCGATCGCGTTTCCGGGCTGAAGATCGGAGGCCAGACAGTCCAGCAACCATCGGATTGATTTGAGTGAGCCAAACATCTCCTTATAATCGGAAGCCTCAGTTTTCTCACAGGAGGTACCCGGTGAACTCGTTCCTCGGACGCCGCACCCGCACCCTGGCCGCCATCACCGCCACGGCGGGCCTGCTGTTCGTCGCCGGCTGCTCCTCGGACGACGACGGAGGTGAGGGCGCCACCAAGACGGCCCCGGGCGGGGTCACTCTCGTCAAGGCCGGACAGCTCACCACCTGTACGCATCTGCCGTACCCGCCGTTCCAGTCGGAGATCGACGGCAAGGTGCAGGGCTTCGACGTGGCGCTGATCGACCTCGTCGCCAAGGACCTGGGCGTGCAGCAGGAGATCGTCGACCAGCCCTTCGAGAACTTCAAGACCGGCGGGTCCCTCAACTCCGGCCAGTGCGACCTCGCCGCGGCCGGTATGACGATCACCGAGGAGCGCAAGAAGAACGTCGACTTCTCCGACCCCTACTTCGACGCCACCCAGGCCGTCCTCGCCACCAAGGACAGCGGCATCACGTCCTTCGGCGACCTCAAGGGCAAGAAGGTCGGTGCCCAGGCCCAGACCACCGGCGAGGACTACGCCAAGAGCAAGGGCCTCGACCCGGTCTCCTTCGAGTCCTCCGACGCCGTCCTCAACGGCCTGCGCACCGGCCAGGTCCAGGCCGTGGTCATCGACTACCCCGTCGTCCAGGGCTGGCTCAAGGACAAGGCCAACGCCGAGGCCTTCGAGGTCGCCGACAACATCAACACCGGCGAGCAGTACGGCTTCACGGTGAAGAAGGGCAACACCGAGCTCGTCGACGCCGTCAACAAGGCGCTCGCCGACGCGAAGGCCGACGGTACGTACAAGAAGCTGTACGAGAAGTGGATCGGCCCGTACGACGAGAGCGCCGCCTCCGCGTCCCCGTCCGCCTCATGACCTCCGCGGACGTACCACTCCAGCCGAGGAAGAAGGGCCTGACCCGGCGGCAGAAGCGCAGCCTGTCGCGCGGCGCCCAGTACGCCGTGTTCGTCGCGGCCGTGGTCGCGTTCGCGGTCTCGGCGGACTGGGACCGGCTCAAGAACCAGTTCGCCCAGTGGGACATCGCCGAACAAATGTTCCCGGACGTCATCACGCTGGCGCTGAAGAACACCGTGCTGTACACGGTGTCCGGCTTCGCGTTCGGACTCGTCCTCGGCATGGTGATCGCGCTGATGCGGCTGTCGTCGGTGGGGCCGTACCGCTGGTTCGCCGGTGTCTACATCGAGATCTTCCGCGGCCTGCCCGCCCTGCTGATCTTCATCTTCATCGGCGTGGCCGTACCCCTGGCCTTCCCGGGCACGGAGATCCCCGGCGGCACCTACGGCAAGGTCGCGCTCGCGCTCGGCCTGGTGGCTGCCGCGTACATGGCCGAGACGATCCGCGCGGGCATCCAGGCGGTGCCCAAGGGGCAGCTGGAGGCGGCCCGGTCGCTGGGCTTCTCACCGGCCCGCGCGATGGTCTCGATCATCATGCCGCAGGCGTTCCGGATCATCCTCCCGCCGCTGACCAACGAGCTGGTGCTCCTCTTCAAGGACTCCTCCCTCGTGCTGTTCCTCGGCGTCACCCTGGAGGAGCGCGAACTGTCCAAGTACGGCCGCGACCTGGCCAGTACGACCGCCAACTCCACGCCCATCCTCGTCGCCGGCCTGTGCTACCTGCTGGTCACGATCCCGCTCGGCTTCGTCGTGCGCCGCATGGAGGCGAAGGCCCAGGAGGCCGTGAAATGAGCGAGAAGCCTCTTACGGCGCGGCCGGAGATCGAAGTACGTGGCCTGCACAAGTCGTTCGGCGACAACGAGGTGCTGCGCGGCATCGACCTGGAGATCGAACAGGGCGAGGTCGTGTGCGTCATCGGCCCGTCCGGTTCGGGCAAGTCGACGCTGCTGCGGTGCGTGAACCTCCTGGAGGAGCCGACCAAGGGCCAGGTCTTCGTCGGCGGCACCGAACTCACCGACCCCGACGTCGACATCGACGCCGTACGCCGCCGTATCGGCATGGTCTTCCAGCAGTTCAACCTCTTCCCGCACCTCACGGTGACCGAGAACCTCACGCTGCCGCAGCGGCGGGTCCTCAAGCGGGACAAGGCGACCGCGGCGAAGGTGGCCGCCGAGAACCTGGAGCGGGTGGGCCTGTCGGAGAAGGCGAACGCCTACCCGGCCTCCCTCTCCGGCGGTCAGCAGCAGCGCGTCGCGATCGCCCGTTCGCTGTCGATGGGCCCCGAGGTGATGCTCTTCGACGAGCCGACGTCGGCCCTCGACCCCGAGCTGGTGGGTGACGTACTGGGGGTCATGCGCATGCTGGCGAACGAGGGCATGACGATGATGGTCGTCACCCATGAGATGACGTTCGCGCGCGAGGTCGCCGACCGGGTCGTCTTCATGGACGGCGGGGTGGTGGTCGAGGACGGCACACCGGCCCAGGTCATCGGCGACCCGGCGCATGAGCGGACGCGTCATTTCCTGTCGCGGTTGATCGATCCGGCGATGGCGGAGGTGGAGGAGGAGACGTCCGACCAGGTGGGCGAGAACGACTAGCCGGTCACTAAGGTGCCATGCATGAGCGATCACACGGTGCTGCATGTGAAGGGCCGGGTCCTCGTGGGACCGGACGAGGTCCGCGACGAGCTGTGGGTCATCGACGGACGGGTGACGTACGACCGCCCCCTCGGCGCGCAAGACGTCCGTACCGTCGACGGCTGGGCCCTCCCCGGCCTCGTCGACGCCCACTGTCACGTCGGCCTCGGCGCGCACGGACCCGTTCCGGAGGACGTCGCCGAGAAGCAGGCCCTCACCGACCGCGACGCCGGCACCCTCCTCATCCGGGACGCGGGCTCGCCCTCCGACACCCGCTGGATCGACGACCGCGACGACCTCCCGAACATCATCCGCGCCGGCCGCCACATCGCCCGCACCCGCCGCTACATTCGGGGCTACGCACACGAGATCGAGCCGGACGACCTCGTCGCGTACGTCGCCCGGGAGGCCCGGCGCGGCGACGGCTGGGTCAAGCTGGTGGGGGACTGGATCGACCGCGAGGTGGGCGACCTGGCCGCCTGCTGGCCCCGGGACGCGACGGAGGCGGCGATCGCCGAGGCGCACCGGCTCGGCGCCCGCGTCACCGCGCACTGCTTCGCCGAGGACTCGCTGCGGGACCTCGTCGAGGCGGGCATCGACTGCATCGAGCACGCGACGGGACTGACCGAGGACCTCATCCCGCTCTTCGCCTCACGGGGCGTCGCGATCGTCCCCACCCTCATCAACATCGCCACCTTCCCGGGCATGGCGGACGGCGGCGAGGCCAGGTTCCCGCGCTGGTCCGCGCACATGCGCCGACTGCACGAGCGGCGCTACGACACCGTGCGCTCCGCCTACGACGCCGGCATCCCGGTCTACGTCGGCACCGACGCCGGCGGCTCCCTCGCCCACGGCCTGGTCGCCGGTGAGGTCGCGGAACTGGTCACCGCCGGTATCCCCCCGGTCGAGGCCCTCTCGGCGACCACCTGGGGCGCCCGCCGCTGGCTCGGCCGCCCCGGCCTCGACGAGGGAGCGCCCGCCGACCTGATCGTGTACGAGACGGACCCCCGGACCGACGTACGCGTGCTGGCGGCACCCCGCAGGGTCGTGCTGAACGGGCGGGTCGTCAGCTAGGGCCTGTCGTCAAATTCCCGTTCCCCCGGGTCAACACCCTTTCTGTGTCAGGGCTGTTGACCACCCAGTGAAAACGTTTTAACTTCCCCTCACGCCGATGAAGAGGTGTGAGGGGGAACCGTATTGCGAAAAGGTTTACAGACCCGGCGCTCGCTCCCGCTCGTTCTGCTGATGCTGCCCGGCCTCGCCTACTTCCTGCTGTTCCACTACGGCGCCCTGGCCGGCAACCTCATCGCCTTCAAGGAGTACGTCCCCTTCGACGGCCTCTGGGGCAGCCCCTGGGTGGGCCTGGGCAACTTCCGGCGGATGTTCGAGGACGGGGCGTTCTGGGCCGCGGTCCTCAACACCCTCTGGATCGCGGTCCTCCAGATCGTCTTCTACTTCCCGGTGCCGCTCGCCCTCGCCCTGCTGCTGCACAGCCTCACCTGGAGCACCGTCCGCCGCTTCGTGCAGTCGGTGGCGTATCTGCCGCACTTCATCTCGTGGGTGATCGTCGTCGCCCTGTTCCAGCAGATCCTCGGCGACACCGGACTGCTCAACTCCTCGCTGAGCGGCCTCGGCCTGCACACCGTCGACATCATCGGCGACCCCGACGCCTTCCGACCGCTCGTCGTCGCCCAGGTCGTCTGGAAGGACGCCGGCTGGGGCACGATCATCTTCCTCGCCGCGCTCTCGCAGGTCGACGAGCAGCAGTACGAGGCCGCCGCGATCGACGGTGCCGGGCCCTGGCGCCGCTTCTGGCACATCACGCTCCCCGCCATCCGCCCGGTGATCGTGCTGCTGCTCATCATGCGGCTCGGCGACATCCTCTCCGTCGGCTTCGAACAGATGCTGCTCCAGCGTGACGCGGTCGGCCCGGAGACAGCCGAGATCATCGACACCTTCGTCTACTACCAGGGCATCGTCGGCGGCGACTACGGATTCGCCGCCGCCGCGGGCCTCTTCAAGGGCGTCATCGGCGCGCTCCTCGTCTACGCCGCCAACAAGGTCGCCCATCGGCTCGGCGAACAGGGGGTCTACAGGTGAGCGCATCGACAAGGCCCGGCTGGCTGGAGAAGCCGAAGCCCGTCACCCAGGCCGCCAAGGCCGTCGCCCTCGTCGCCGTCGTCCTCCTGGTCTGCGTGCCGTTCCTCGTGATCGTCTCGACCTCACTGGCCTCCACGGACGAGGTCGTGGCGGGCGGTGGCTGGGTGCTCTGGCCGACCGAGCCGAGTCTGGACGCCTACCGGGACATCCTCGACGGCGGCATCGTCACCCACGCCCTCGGCGTCAGCGCGGGCGTCACACTCGTCGGCACCCTGCTCAGCCTCGCCTGCACGGTGACCCTCGCCTACGCGCTCTCCCGCCCCGGCGTCCTCGGCGGCAGGCCGGTGCTCCTGCTGATCTTGTTCACGTTCCTCTTCCCGCCCGGCATGATCCCGAGCTTCCTGCTGGTCAAGGAGCTGGGCCTGCTCGACAACTACGCCTCGCTCGTCCTGCCCGTCCTCGTGAACGTCTTCAACCTCGTCGTCCTGCGCGGCTTCTTCCAGGGCATCCCCGAGGAGCTGTACGAGGCGGCCCGGCTCGACGGGGCCGGGGACTGGCGGGTGCTGTGGTCGGTCGTCCTGCCGCTGTCGAAGGCCGCGCTCGCCGTCGTCGGACTCTTCTACGCGGTGGCGTACTGGAACTCCTGGTTCTACGCCTCGCTGTACCTGGAGAGCGACCACTGGCCCCTCCAACAGGTCCTGCGGACGTATGTGGTCGCCGGGTCCGGACTCACCGACGCGACGACCGGCGAGGGGACCGTCACGGCGCCGCAGACCGTGCAGATGGCGGTGCTGGTGATCGCCACCGTGCCGATCCTGCTCGTCTACCCGTTCCTGCAGAAGTACTTCACGAAGGGCGTGCTCACCGGCGCCATCAAGAGCTGACGAACCATCAAGAGCCGTGCTCAGAGAGGTGATCCGCTCATGCCCCGCATGTCCCGCCGCACCCTGCTTCGCTCCCTGGCCGTCGGAGGCGCCGCAGTCGCCGCCCCCTCCCTGCTGACCGCCTGCTCCACCGGATCCGGCGGCGGCGACGTCTCCAACGCGGGCAAGAAGCTCGCGCCCTGGCCGACGTACAGGCCCGCGGGCGGCCCGAAGCCGGACCTCGCCCCGACCGGGGCCGGGGTGCAGGCCGGCTACACCGCCTACCCCTCCGACCTGGTCAAGTCCGTCTCCCGCACCCCCGGCGACGGCTCCACCGTCAAGGTCATGTCGGTGTCCTTCGGCACGCCACCGAAACCCGCCTCCGCCAACCGGTTCTGGGCCGCCGTGGAGAAGGCACTCGGCGTGAAGATCGAGTACACGATCGTCTCCCAGGCCGACTACCAGAAGAAGATGGCGACGGTGATGGCGGGCGACGCCGACACCCTGCCCGACATCATCAACATCTTCTCCGGGTTCGTCCTGCCCCGCGAGGCCGAGTTCGTCCAGCGCCGGGCCGAGGACCTCACCCCGTACCTCTCCGGCGACGCGATCGCCGACTACCCCAACCTCGCGAACATCCCCACCCACGCCTGGCGCGACATGGGCCGCATCGGCGGGCTCCTCTACGGCATTCCGCTGGAGCGCCCGCTGCCCGGCTCCACGCTCTGGCTCAACCAGGGCATGTTCACCGACGCGGGCATGAAGGAGGGCTGGACGTCCGAGGACTTCGCCGCCGTCGCCAGGCGGGCGACCGGCGGACGTACGTACGCCCTGGGTGCCGCCCAGGGCTCACTCTTCGGCAACGCCGTGCACGCCGCCGCCCACAACGCGCCCCTGGAGTGGGCCGTCACCAAGGACGGCGACTTCGAGCCCGGCTGGGCCGACGAACGCTACAAGGCGTCCCTCGCCTTCCAGGCGAGGCTGCGCAAGGACGGCTCGTACCACCCCGACGCCACCTCCATCTCCCAGATCGACCTGACCACCCTCTACTACAACGGCACGGTCGGCTCCATGCAGGACGGCTTCGGCGCGTACCTGCCCAAGTACCGCGAGAGCAAGGGCAAGCTGACCCCGGCGGCCGCCCTCCCGTACAGCGTCGGCGGCGAACCGGGCGGCATCGTCGCCGCCCGCCGCTCCTTCGGCTACACCGTGCTGAAGAAGGCGAAGAAGGAACGGATCGAGCTGCTGCTGCGCATCCTCGACCACCTCGCCGCCCCCTTCGGCAGCGAGGAGTGGGAACTCGTCCACTACGGCGTCGAGGGCACCCACTTCACCCGGGGCAAGGACGGCTCCCCGCAGCCCACGAAGCTCGGCGAGGTCGAGAACAACACCAACCTGCCGCTGAAGTACCTCGCCGAAGGCCCCCAGGTGCTGTTCGTGCCGGGCATGCCGGACGCCGTAAGGGCGCTGCACACCTGGCAGCGCAAGGTGGTGCCGCACGCCGTCCGCAACGCCTCCTTCGGCCTGCAGTCCCGTACCAAGAACGCCCAGGGCACCACGCTCAAGGCCCTCATGGACGACACGGCGACCGGCATCGTCGCCGGGCGCCTCCCGCTGTCCGAGTGGGACGCGACGGTGAGGAAGTGGCGGGACCGGGGCGGCGACAGAATGGCCGAGGAGTTCGCGAAGGACTACGCGGCCAATACGTGACGCTCCGCTGGTGGAGCAGGAGACGCGGGGGATGGGGAACGGCATGACGGGCAAGGGACGGGTCACGATCCGTGAGGTGGCCGAGCGGGCCGGTGTGTCGGTGGCCACGGCGTCGAGGGCGCTCAGCGGCAACCATCCCGTGCCCGCCGCGACGCGGGCGCGCGTGCTGCGGGCCGCGCGTGATCTCGACTACGTGGCCAACGCGCATGCCCGGGCGCTGGTCGGCGGCGGCCGCAAGATGGCCGCCGTCGTCGTACGCCAGGTCACCAGCCCCTTCTACGCCCAGGTGGCCGAGGGCGTGGAGGCGGAGGCCGCCGACCGGGGCTGGCTGTGCGTGGTCGGCGCGACCGGCGGGGATCCGCAGCGCGAGATGGAGTTCGTGCAGCTGATGCGGGAGGAGGGGGCGCGGCTGGTGATTCTGGTGGGCGGGGTCGTCGAGGACGACGCGTATCGCTCGCGCGTGGCGCACTACGCGCAGGCCCTCGACGCGTCGGGCGCTCGGCTGGTGCTGTGCGGGCGACCGGCCCCGGGGCCCGAACTCCCGGCGTTGGTCGTGGAGTTCGACAACGAGGCGGGGGCTCGGGCGATCACGGGGCATCTGCTGTCGGCCGGTCATCGGCGGATCGTCTTCCTCGGCGGGCTGCCGGGGAACACCGCGTTGGACGCGCGTGTCGCCGGGTACCGGGCGGCGCTCGCCGAGCACGGGTTGCCTCCGGCGGCCGGGCACGTCGTCGATTGCGGGCTCGGAC belongs to Streptomyces graminofaciens and includes:
- a CDS encoding transposase; the protein is MGELRGIAAPFVAPGPSGVAVRTRLRQLTPGDEKVLRLVGAHLGSLASKDLKARCRDGLEHCGQAWAVRKRELTALSSSRWAGSITKASHDQWALARRGQLAHIHNLEAGIRTIEDRLSLPVGRKGTGKAPGGYRSRREWHAKSRRLRVLQDRLAAARADREAGIVHVVRGGRRLARTRHHLDAAQLTESAWRGRWEAERWFCQADGESGKRHGNETIRVSPEGEVSIKLPVPLAHLANAPQGRYVLASRVVFAHRGTEWADRVAAHRAIAYRIHLDTGRDRWYLTASWQLPPTPTLPSEAALAHGVIGVDMNAGHLAAWHLDPHGNPTGSPRRFFYDLTGTAQHRDAQIRHALTRLMHWAHTCDVRAIAVEDLDLAAEKTREKHGRRTRFRQLISGMPTGKLRARLASMADATGIAVIAVDPAYTSRWGAQHWQKPLTTTTRKTIRHDAAAVAIGRRAQQHPIRRRTTPPPAHRSDAVGHRTVQAGPSVPGREEPRPRIPGPRTRSVGAGRGANAGNQNAQHRPGRSAEHETWQQDSLPLSL
- a CDS encoding basic amino acid ABC transporter substrate-binding protein, yielding MNSFLGRRTRTLAAITATAGLLFVAGCSSDDDGGEGATKTAPGGVTLVKAGQLTTCTHLPYPPFQSEIDGKVQGFDVALIDLVAKDLGVQQEIVDQPFENFKTGGSLNSGQCDLAAAGMTITEERKKNVDFSDPYFDATQAVLATKDSGITSFGDLKGKKVGAQAQTTGEDYAKSKGLDPVSFESSDAVLNGLRTGQVQAVVIDYPVVQGWLKDKANAEAFEVADNINTGEQYGFTVKKGNTELVDAVNKALADAKADGTYKKLYEKWIGPYDESAASASPSAS
- a CDS encoding amino acid ABC transporter permease, which gives rise to MTSADVPLQPRKKGLTRRQKRSLSRGAQYAVFVAAVVAFAVSADWDRLKNQFAQWDIAEQMFPDVITLALKNTVLYTVSGFAFGLVLGMVIALMRLSSVGPYRWFAGVYIEIFRGLPALLIFIFIGVAVPLAFPGTEIPGGTYGKVALALGLVAAAYMAETIRAGIQAVPKGQLEAARSLGFSPARAMVSIIMPQAFRIILPPLTNELVLLFKDSSLVLFLGVTLEERELSKYGRDLASTTANSTPILVAGLCYLLVTIPLGFVVRRMEAKAQEAVK
- a CDS encoding amino acid ABC transporter ATP-binding protein, whose translation is MSEKPLTARPEIEVRGLHKSFGDNEVLRGIDLEIEQGEVVCVIGPSGSGKSTLLRCVNLLEEPTKGQVFVGGTELTDPDVDIDAVRRRIGMVFQQFNLFPHLTVTENLTLPQRRVLKRDKATAAKVAAENLERVGLSEKANAYPASLSGGQQQRVAIARSLSMGPEVMLFDEPTSALDPELVGDVLGVMRMLANEGMTMMVVTHEMTFAREVADRVVFMDGGVVVEDGTPAQVIGDPAHERTRHFLSRLIDPAMAEVEEETSDQVGEND
- a CDS encoding amidohydrolase family protein — protein: MSDHTVLHVKGRVLVGPDEVRDELWVIDGRVTYDRPLGAQDVRTVDGWALPGLVDAHCHVGLGAHGPVPEDVAEKQALTDRDAGTLLIRDAGSPSDTRWIDDRDDLPNIIRAGRHIARTRRYIRGYAHEIEPDDLVAYVAREARRGDGWVKLVGDWIDREVGDLAACWPRDATEAAIAEAHRLGARVTAHCFAEDSLRDLVEAGIDCIEHATGLTEDLIPLFASRGVAIVPTLINIATFPGMADGGEARFPRWSAHMRRLHERRYDTVRSAYDAGIPVYVGTDAGGSLAHGLVAGEVAELVTAGIPPVEALSATTWGARRWLGRPGLDEGAPADLIVYETDPRTDVRVLAAPRRVVLNGRVVS
- a CDS encoding ABC transporter permease, translated to MLPGLAYFLLFHYGALAGNLIAFKEYVPFDGLWGSPWVGLGNFRRMFEDGAFWAAVLNTLWIAVLQIVFYFPVPLALALLLHSLTWSTVRRFVQSVAYLPHFISWVIVVALFQQILGDTGLLNSSLSGLGLHTVDIIGDPDAFRPLVVAQVVWKDAGWGTIIFLAALSQVDEQQYEAAAIDGAGPWRRFWHITLPAIRPVIVLLLIMRLGDILSVGFEQMLLQRDAVGPETAEIIDTFVYYQGIVGGDYGFAAAAGLFKGVIGALLVYAANKVAHRLGEQGVYR
- a CDS encoding carbohydrate ABC transporter permease, translated to MSASTRPGWLEKPKPVTQAAKAVALVAVVLLVCVPFLVIVSTSLASTDEVVAGGGWVLWPTEPSLDAYRDILDGGIVTHALGVSAGVTLVGTLLSLACTVTLAYALSRPGVLGGRPVLLLILFTFLFPPGMIPSFLLVKELGLLDNYASLVLPVLVNVFNLVVLRGFFQGIPEELYEAARLDGAGDWRVLWSVVLPLSKAALAVVGLFYAVAYWNSWFYASLYLESDHWPLQQVLRTYVVAGSGLTDATTGEGTVTAPQTVQMAVLVIATVPILLVYPFLQKYFTKGVLTGAIKS
- a CDS encoding extracellular solute-binding protein — translated: MPRMSRRTLLRSLAVGGAAVAAPSLLTACSTGSGGGDVSNAGKKLAPWPTYRPAGGPKPDLAPTGAGVQAGYTAYPSDLVKSVSRTPGDGSTVKVMSVSFGTPPKPASANRFWAAVEKALGVKIEYTIVSQADYQKKMATVMAGDADTLPDIINIFSGFVLPREAEFVQRRAEDLTPYLSGDAIADYPNLANIPTHAWRDMGRIGGLLYGIPLERPLPGSTLWLNQGMFTDAGMKEGWTSEDFAAVARRATGGRTYALGAAQGSLFGNAVHAAAHNAPLEWAVTKDGDFEPGWADERYKASLAFQARLRKDGSYHPDATSISQIDLTTLYYNGTVGSMQDGFGAYLPKYRESKGKLTPAAALPYSVGGEPGGIVAARRSFGYTVLKKAKKERIELLLRILDHLAAPFGSEEWELVHYGVEGTHFTRGKDGSPQPTKLGEVENNTNLPLKYLAEGPQVLFVPGMPDAVRALHTWQRKVVPHAVRNASFGLQSRTKNAQGTTLKALMDDTATGIVAGRLPLSEWDATVRKWRDRGGDRMAEEFAKDYAANT
- a CDS encoding LacI family DNA-binding transcriptional regulator, with protein sequence MTGKGRVTIREVAERAGVSVATASRALSGNHPVPAATRARVLRAARDLDYVANAHARALVGGGRKMAAVVVRQVTSPFYAQVAEGVEAEAADRGWLCVVGATGGDPQREMEFVQLMREEGARLVILVGGVVEDDAYRSRVAHYAQALDASGARLVLCGRPAPGPELPALVVEFDNEAGARAITGHLLSAGHRRIVFLGGLPGNTALDARVAGYRAALAEHGLPPAAGHVVDCGLGRAAGLRAMTELLKETREFTAVVAGDDMVAAGVLRAIADAGLRVPQDVSVVGYNDIPLAEDFSPPLTTVRTPAEELGRAAVRIALRDPENAAGTHHLLGTHIVVRRSVAPPGAPPEGPS